A region from the Triticum aestivum cultivar Chinese Spring chromosome 3D, IWGSC CS RefSeq v2.1, whole genome shotgun sequence genome encodes:
- the LOC123076982 gene encoding photosystem I reaction center subunit XI, chloroplastic: MATAYAPPMASQVMKSGLVCSKPRGLSGASLTRRPRFVVKAVKSDKGTYQVVQPINGDPFIGSLETPVTSSPLVAWYLSNLPAYRTAVSPLLRGIEVGLAHGYLLVGPFALTGPLRNTPIHGQAGTLGAIGLVSILSVCLTMYGVASFNEGAPSTAPALTLTGRKKEADKLQTAEGWSQFTGGFFFGGVSGAIWAYFLLYVLDLPYFFK; this comes from the exons ATGGCTACTGCATATGCTCCTCCGATGGCAAGCCAGGTGATGAAGAGCGGCTTGGTGTGCTCCAAGCCGAGGGGACTGTCCGGCGCTTCACTCACCAGGAGGCCCCGCTTCGTCGTCAAGGCCGTCAAGTCCGACAAG GGGACGTACCAGGTGGTCCAGCCCATCAACGGCGACCCATTCATCGGCAGCCTGGAGACGCCCGTCACGTCCAGCCCCCTCGTCGCGTGGTACCTCTCCAACCTTCCCGCGTACCGCACCGCCGTCAGCCCGCTCCTCCGTGGCATCGAGGTCGGCCTCGCCCACGGCTACCTCCTCGTCGGCCCCTTCGCGCTCACCGGCCCGCTCCGCAACACGCCAATTCACGGCCAGGCGGGAACCCTCGGCGCCATCGGCCTCGTCTCCATCCTCAGCGTCTGCCTCACCATGTACGGCGTCGCCTCCTTCAacgagggcgcgccctccaccgcgCCCGCCCTCACGCTCACCGGCCGCAAGAAGGAGGCCGACAAGCTGCAGACCGCCGAAGGCTGGTCCCAGTTCACCGGAGGCTTCTTCTTCGGCGGCGTCTCCGGCGCCATCTGGGCCTACTTCCTCCTCTACGTGCTCGACCTCCCATACTTCTTCAAGTAG